One Xenopus tropicalis strain Nigerian chromosome 8, UCB_Xtro_10.0, whole genome shotgun sequence genomic window carries:
- the tnfaip8l2 gene encoding tumor necrosis factor alpha-induced protein 8-like protein 2 isoform X1 → METFSSKDLALQAQKKILSRMASKSMVNMFIDETSSEILDELYRVSKEYTKNKSESQKVIKNLIKIAVKIGVLFRHNRFSPEELVLAQDFKSKLHNGAMTAISFYEVEFTFEKDVLPDILMECKNLLLRLVEKHLTPKSHGRIQHVFNHFADPEMLCQLYDPKGSLWPHLQKICHGLNKLIDEGKL, encoded by the coding sequence ATGGAGACTTTTAGTTCCAAGGACCTGGCTCTCCAGGCTCAGAAGAAGATACTCAGTCGTATGGCCTCCAAGTCTATGGTCAACATGTTCATCGATGAGACCAGCAGCGAGATCCTAGATGAGCTCTACAGAGTGTCCAAAGAGTACACAAAGAACAAGTCGGAATCCCAAAAAGTCATCAAGAATCTCATCAAGATTGCGGTGAAGATCGGTGTTCTCTTCCGTCACAACCGCTTCAGTCCAGAAGAGTTGGTCTTAGCCCAGGACTTCAAAAGTAAGCTGCACAACGGGGCCATGACAGCCATCAGCTTCTACGAGGTGGAGTTCACCTTTGAGAAAGATGTTTTGCCTGATATTCTCATGGAGTGTAAGAACCTGCTTCTCCGGCTTGTGGAGAAACATCTCACCCCCAAGTCCCACGGGCGCATTCAACACGTTTTCAATCACTTTGCAGACCCTGAGATGCTCTGCCAACTGTACGACCCAAAGGGAAGCCTTTGGCCTCACCTACAGAAAATTTGTCATGGACTCAACAAACTGATTGACGAGGGAAAACTGTGA